DNA from Drosophila busckii strain San Diego stock center, stock number 13000-0081.31 chromosome 2R, ASM1175060v1, whole genome shotgun sequence:
aataaaccaaATTCTTAAATTGCACTCAGCCGGCTTGGATTaactaatatatttaattttattgctatggTATGTCTGTATTTAAACTTCAATCTACACAAAACTTTAGCTGCTGTGTAGACAAGCGTCCTTTAAGTAATGCTATACTTCTACTAGTTGCGTCACTTTTGAGCGCATTTTTGACTAAGTCTTTGGTAATTCTCGTTGCCGATTTTTGCTTACAAGCTGCCAATATCATTATATCGTTTTAACTTCTCTGGGAAATTATCTCTAAACAACACTGGATCCGCTCTAAATTCCACCGTGCGCAGGGGCATGCGGCCATAGATCTTTGCAAATCGGTCTATGCATGCAGAGCGCTCGCGCATATGATTTAGATCGGCTGAGAGCATTTCAGTGTTGGTACACTCGGGGCATTTGAATTTCTTACGCGGCGTCACTTTAATGGGCGGATTATTCGTTATATTCGCCACCAGAAAATTCATGGCAATGTCCTCACAGTTCATATGCTCGTCCACCCAATGCTTGATTTTGCCAGGCATGGCGTAGGTATACATATGACTCCAGTATTTGTGATGAAACGCAGCGCCAGTCAACACCATGGATATTTGATTTGTCCACTCGGACTCGTAATGCCAACGCATCGTAGCATTATCCCAAACGTGTATGCGACTAGGAAAACCAACAATATGATCTGGAAATTCCCGCCACACTTCGtaactaaaattgaaaaacataatattaaataatttaataaagctaGCTAAATCTTTACCCGAAATCCAGCTCATCGGTGGTTAGCATAATAATATCATCGTCTATAGTTAATATCGCTTCAGTTTCAATTTCCGGATATGGATAAAATCTGTTAGAGAGCTTATTCTCGCGTGTTTGTATAATCTTTAGGGGCTTGGCAATGCTTGGGAAAGTGGATACTGCAAAAGagaaagttattaaaataaatatacataaatcacATAAAATACTCACAGTGCGGAggcattttcttttgattattCCATACAACTAAAATGCTTTGCAGCGATGGCACCACAGCTAGCTTCTGTATCAAGAGAAACAGGCTTTCCACACGATCGTATGTGAGGATAACAGCTGTGAATCCTTGCGACTTGGGCGCCAGTGAAGATAAAAATAATGGATTGTAGGTTGCATGACTATTTTTGCCCATTGTATTCCATTGACGACTGCTACGCGCACGTAGCGGAAAGATGCGACTTTCTAGTATTTCCAACGCTGTAATGGTAATGCTCTTCAAATCCTTAAAGTAGTTGTTATACAGCCACTGCACTTGTTTTTGCATCTCCACTACTTTGACATTCGAAATGGATTCCAGCTTGCGTAGCACAGCATGCAGTTCGGTTTCTCTAATACGCACTGCGGCCAGCGACCAGTCAATGACATCCTTAAAGGGCAGCTCATAGTTATCTATGGCCACCACTGGTATGCAGCTTTGCGACATAATCTCTAGCAGATCAGGCTGACCAATGCGCAGACTGCGtcccacaaaacaaaacttgccGCGTGTTAGCGCGCGAGGATATTCCACGCGTCGCTGATGATGTCCTTTAGTGCAACGCACATTTAACTGTGAGTCCTCACAGACTCCAAGTATTATCATCTTGTCAGCATGGTTAATAGCTACCTCACGCAAGGAGCGCAAATGCTGGGGTAGCAAATTCagctgagcaacaacaagcagataCTTGCGATGAGCACCCATTTGATTGGCTGAGTTGGAACCACTTTGCTGCAGCATGGGACTCCACACAGGTATGGATATGTCAAATCCTGCACGATAGCTCCAGCTGTCAAAGCCGCCGCCCAGCACCAAGGCATTGTCAATACTGACGTCGAGCACGCTGTTATAATTGGGTGCGCTGCCTGGTAGCATGTTGAAGATAAGATGATTTTCACCACGATCCCAAAAGTCTAGCgatgccaaagcagcagctgccagctgcttaTCAAATACATCCTGATTCAATAAATCCAAGCTGGGCAAAAACAAGCACGCCTCATTTGGGTTGGAGGTATAGTAGCGACTATGCAGCACTGCTTCTAGTATTTGAAAGTATTCACTAGACAGCGTGCTAGCCACTTTGTCGGTCTTCTCATCCACAAACTCTTGCAGTGGATAAATATATACCTTAAGCGTGTCATGTTCgcatttataaatgttaagaCAGTCCCAAAATGTGCAGTTTACGTTGCGTTCACGGTACTCGCCATCTGGCTGCAGATGCAGCAGCACCTCCTGTGTGTGGGAGAGCGACAAATCAAGTGCCACAGCATCTTTTTTTGCATAGAAGAAACCATCGCGACGGCTGGACACAtcacacaacaataaaattgcacaGATTGCAACTATTGCCAATAGCATATAAGTCAGGCCATTCAGGATGTGCTCCTTTGAATTGCGCGAATCACCGCTAATCAAACTTATGTATTTAGTCATTTTGTATCACCGAACCGACTCTTCTTCACATTGCACTTaaaatgtatacatacatttttctACGGACTAGTATTTATACACAACTTGTTTTACACTTAATGTGCTCAGTAAATATCCATTATATGCACattgtttgcaatatttgcaGCTGAAGTTATGCGATTTTGATAATTTACTCTATGAAAtgttaaaaaacattttttcacATCTGTGTTGATATTTGAACAAATACCAAGTGCAGTGTGGTCGCACTCTATAAtccaataataacaacaaaacatgcTTGCATTCGATAAGTGAATATGTCTATCAATTTTCGATAGCGTCTTAAACATTGAAAGAAGCAAgtttattaagcttaattgcaaatattatttgttatcaactcagcttttcatttaacaataaatattttgatattgacTTGTGTAAACAAGAAGAACACACAATCATATTCTACTTATCAGCATTTAATTACAAGCTACTCTAGAAGCCGAGCAACGATGTCAGGAGTACTCCATTTGGACACAGGAAATGTATCCAGTTATATTACAGCAAGTGTGTCCAATTCCCATAATGATGTCGTCGCTTTTGAGATGAAATTTGCCAAAGATATGACCATTGCTCAGCTAAAGGTAACAAATCCATATTGACTGTATttttgccaactttttgaacatatgttgttatttttacagAGTAAATTGGAAATATTGACTGGTGGAAATGCCGGAACCATGAAAGTGGAGTTATTCAAAGGAGATGCTTTACTACATTTGTTAGACAACAATGATGCTAAGCTTGGCTATTACGCTGATTGCGACGGCTTAAGACTGCATGTTGTAGATATTTTCTCCAGCTTCGCATTTGACAATGAGTCAATTGAAAAGTTTGAGCTTTCAAACGATCAATATGAAAAAAGGACCGACTCGGTGCGAAACTTTTTAAAACAGAACAAGCTAGGCAAGTACAATGAAGAGGAAATGCAGCAAATGGAAGAGAAACGCCGGCAACAGGCTGAAGAAATACAAAAGCGTGCGTCACTCTGTGTTGTGGACAGCCGGTGTCAGGTAAGCTAAAGAGTCATAGTTTTTAAAGAcccaaatattaaaatactcCCACTCTCTATAGGTAACTGTACCCGGAAATCCAACTCGTCGTGgcactataaaatataacggACCCCTTGATGGAAAAACTGGTGTATTTATTGGTGTAGAGTATGACGAGCCATTGGGCAAAAATAACGGAAGGTACGACACattatgatttaaatatttatacaattaataattaaatacttacACAAATTTAGTGTTGCTGGCAAAGCGTACTTCGAATGCCAACCAAATTATGGCGGCTTCGTTTCACCATTGTCCGTGGAGGTCGGCGACTTTCCACCAGAGGAAGTGGACCTGGACGAtgagctttaattataatgaaaacaagcaaataaactattaacaaaaataatctaattttGCTTCTATATCCCAACTAATCCTAGagattatatttattatgccagTTCTAAAAAAATCTCATTTCAAACACTAATTGTGATGcttatatgaaataaataaaaatactaatttTTAGCACAAGATATTGCCACAGATGTTTGAGAAATATGTTAAGAACTGAAACTAAGTTGAATTATAGGCATAACGGAGACATGTCCGATTTCccatttttataacttttgtatCTAAAATGATGAGCCCGCTGtaacttgaatttattttcacacTTACCAACACGCTCAATCAGCTGCTTGGCATCGATGCCATCGCTAATGAATACTTTTTTCAGCCCGCAAGAAGACCCGAaaaagttgtttattattttaatttttacaaaaggCAACGAAGGCGGTATTTAATGTGTGCAACATGGTTATTTGTGGCAATGTTCTGGCATCCAGCAACTTTGAAGAGTTTATTCTTACCTGTACGTACTGCACAAGTGAATGCGACGTAAAAGTGAATCTGGAAAAATGGCAAGAGTTTGTTTTGCATGTCAGCAGTGCGCACAAATTTGCCAATCAGAAGGTGGAAACTGAcaacattgaaattaaaactgaAGATGACAATAAGATCTGTTTAGCTGAATCAGAATTTGTTGAACTTCCAACCTATTCTTCCAATGACGACGATGAATACAGTGAATATTCAGACGAGGATGAGGTTAGTTCTAAAGCTAAGAGTTTCTTTTAATCTTTAACAAACATTATCACTGAATTTCGTAAAGGTCTCATCGCAAGGCGACTCAGGCGACGCGGATGGCAGTAGTCAAGTAAATGTTGACGATGACGGCGTTCAAAATGCTTTTGCACCAACGAGAAAGTTCAATCCTACATTTTATAGGAGGAGTCCGCGCATTACGCAGTTTATTGAGATGTACAACGCGTACCCGTGCCTCTGGGATCCAAATTGCTCTAGTTACCACCAAAAAGAGAAACGTGCGACTGCCTATAGGGAGTTGCATGAACAGATGAAAAGGACTTTGAATATACACATCAGCCTTTACAAAGTTAAGCAATGTATTTCCAGTTTGCATACCCAATATGGGGCCATTACGCGTCAGAAGCATACAACCAAATTATCCAAACTTCCATTATATTATCACGAAAGATATAGTTTCCTAGGCGAACGCTGTGACACTGCCCAAACCGAAAGTGATGAGGATAGCGGGGACAGCAAAATTAAGGTAAATAATGCTGCTaataaaatgccagcaaatatttataattttttgattgcAGTTGGTATTTACtgaagcaaatgaaatgacaACCTTCTTCATAGAACTATATTCCAAGTTTCCACATCTGTACGATTCAACaaacattaattatgcatgccTCAATGAACGCATGTCAGCCTATATTGAAATGACAGAGATGTTGACCAACAAGTTTCCGCTGGGCAACATAACCCACTATGACGTATATGACACAGTACTATATTTAAGGATATGGTATTCTAGAAAAATCAAGGCACTCAATGAGACACACGCAGTGGGCTTAGTGGACGCTGAGAAAGCATACATTGATGCCTGCAAAAGATTTTTGAGAGCAAAAACATTCCGTCAGCAATTACCTTGTTCTGTATGCCAAAAGAGTTTCAGCACCGATCATGTGCTGCAGGCTCATCAATATCGGGAGCATAAATTAGGCAAAGGCGGTTGGTTCAAGTGCAATCTTTGCGA
Protein-coding regions in this window:
- the LOC108595981 gene encoding zinc finger protein 354A: MVICGNVLASSNFEEFILTCTYCTSECDVKVNLEKWQEFVLHVSSAHKFANQKVETDNIEIKTEDDNKICLAESEFVELPTYSSNDDDEYSEYSDEDEVSSQGDSGDADGSSQVNVDDDGVQNAFAPTRKFNPTFYRRSPRITQFIEMYNAYPCLWDPNCSSYHQKEKRATAYRELHEQMKRTLNIHISLYKVKQCISSLHTQYGAITRQKHTTKLSKLPLYYHERYSFLGERCDTAQTESDEDSGDSKIKLVFTEANEMTTFFIELYSKFPHLYDSTNINYACLNERMSAYIEMTEMLTNKFPLGNITHYDVYDTVLYLRIWYSRKIKALNETHAVGLVDAEKAYIDACKRFLRAKTFRQQLPCSVCQKSFSTDHVLQAHQYREHKLGKGGWFKCNLCENHFDRRCHLQQHNQRVHLGKTFNCNVCDRNFSFSSQLVAHMRTHDEKHIAKPFVCEFCGKSFKQKIQMTNHVTAVHTKIRAFKCTMEPCTKDFLTKRDLKDHIKAHLNIRDKVCEICQKAFTSANALVKHRHIHKEKKLQCSLCDTRFAERVSLGVHMKRTHKIIRNNLNVADAMDMETPHYSQTFPPRHTENISTLNKQ
- the LOC108595991 gene encoding tubulin-folding cofactor B; amino-acid sequence: MSGVLHLDTGNVSSYITASVSNSHNDVVAFEMKFAKDMTIAQLKSKLEILTGGNAGTMKVELFKGDALLHLLDNNDAKLGYYADCDGLRLHVVDIFSSFAFDNESIEKFELSNDQYEKRTDSVRNFLKQNKLGKYNEEEMQQMEEKRRQQAEEIQKRASLCVVDSRCQVTVPGNPTRRGTIKYNGPLDGKTGVFIGVEYDEPLGKNNGSVAGKAYFECQPNYGGFVSPLSVEVGDFPPEEVDLDDEL
- the LOC108595979 gene encoding exostosin-2; amino-acid sequence: MTKYISLISGDSRNSKEHILNGLTYMLLAIVAICAILLLCDVSSRRDGFFYAKKDAVALDLSLSHTQEVLLHLQPDGEYRERNVNCTFWDCLNIYKCEHDTLKVYIYPLQEFVDEKTDKVASTLSSEYFQILEAVLHSRYYTSNPNEACLFLPSLDLLNQDVFDKQLAAAALASLDFWDRGENHLIFNMLPGSAPNYNSVLDVSIDNALVLGGGFDSWSYRAGFDISIPVWSPMLQQSGSNSANQMGAHRKYLLVVAQLNLLPQHLRSLREVAINHADKMIILGVCEDSQLNVRCTKGHHQRRVEYPRALTRGKFCFVGRSLRIGQPDLLEIMSQSCIPVVAIDNYELPFKDVIDWSLAAVRIRETELHAVLRKLESISNVKVVEMQKQVQWLYNNYFKDLKSITITALEILESRIFPLRARSSRQWNTMGKNSHATYNPLFLSSLAPKSQGFTAVILTYDRVESLFLLIQKLAVVPSLQSILVVWNNQKKMPPHLSTFPSIAKPLKIIQTRENKLSNRFYPYPEIETEAILTIDDDIIMLTTDELDFGYEVWREFPDHIVGFPSRIHVWDNATMRWHYESEWTNQISMVLTGAAFHHKYWSHMYTYAMPGKIKHWVDEHMNCEDIAMNFLVANITNNPPIKVTPRKKFKCPECTNTEMLSADLNHMRERSACIDRFAKIYGRMPLRTVEFRADPVLFRDNFPEKLKRYNDIGSL